From a region of the Enterobacter sp. JBIWA008 genome:
- the hycA gene encoding formate hydrogenlyase regulator HycA → MTIWEISEKADYIAQRHQQLQDQWHLYCNSLVQGITLSKARLHHAMSCAAQGDMRFVLFGHFTINVTLADNFNSHTIEYHLETKDGEKQCIAKAQLMADGMVDGHVSNRDRQQVLEHYLEKIAPVYNGLYAAVEHDLPVNLKQLMDGNASANVA, encoded by the coding sequence ATGACTATTTGGGAAATCAGCGAAAAAGCGGATTACATCGCGCAGCGTCATCAGCAGCTGCAGGACCAGTGGCACCTCTACTGCAACTCTCTGGTTCAGGGCATAACCCTCTCGAAAGCGCGTCTTCACCACGCGATGAGCTGCGCGGCGCAGGGCGACATGCGCTTTGTCCTCTTCGGCCATTTCACGATCAACGTTACCCTGGCGGATAACTTCAACAGCCACACCATTGAGTACCATCTCGAGACAAAAGACGGCGAAAAACAGTGTATTGCGAAGGCGCAGCTGATGGCCGACGGCATGGTGGACGGCCACGTCAGCAACCGCGATCGCCAGCAGGTGCTGGAGCACTATCTGGAAAAAATCGCGCCGGTCTATAACGGCCTGTACGCCGCCGTTGAGCACGATCTTCCGGTCAACCTGAAGCAGCTGATGGATGGAAATGCCTCAGCAAACGTGGCCTGA
- the hypA gene encoding hydrogenase maturation nickel metallochaperone HypA, which produces MHEITLCQRALELIEQQAVQNHAKRVTGVWLKVGAFSCVETSALHFCFELVCRGTLAEGCELHIEEQQAECWCGQCQQYVTLLSSKVQRCPQCQSTGLRIVADDGMQIQRLEIEKE; this is translated from the coding sequence ATGCACGAAATCACCCTCTGCCAGCGGGCTCTGGAACTTATCGAACAGCAGGCAGTGCAAAACCATGCGAAACGCGTCACCGGCGTCTGGCTGAAGGTCGGGGCGTTTTCCTGCGTCGAGACCAGTGCCCTGCATTTTTGTTTTGAGCTGGTGTGTCGCGGCACGCTGGCGGAAGGCTGCGAGCTCCATATTGAAGAGCAGCAGGCGGAGTGCTGGTGCGGGCAGTGCCAGCAGTACGTCACCCTGCTGTCATCAAAGGTTCAGCGCTGTCCGCAGTGTCAGAGCACCGGTCTTCGCATCGTGGCGGACGACGGCATGCAGATCCAACGCCTCGAAATCGAGAAGGAGTAA